From a single Bacillus pseudomycoides DSM 12442 genomic region:
- a CDS encoding alpha/beta hydrolase, with protein MNQATGRIEELSFYSTSLQEEITLLVYLPANYTPLHKHTVVIAQDGRDYFQLGKAHRVIERLRENEEIDRTIIVGIPYKNVHDRKEKYFPNDVKNSAYIRFLAHELVPYIDENYPTYQMGKGRVLIGDSLGGTVSFMTALMYPHTFGKVVMQSPFVDETVLSLAKDFTEPHALEIYHVIGTEETAVKRTDGQVSDFVEPNRELHALLTERNFITHYEEFEGNHTWKYWQNDLPKAFSYILSMK; from the coding sequence ATGAATCAAGCAACAGGGAGAATAGAAGAACTTTCATTTTACAGTACATCACTTCAAGAAGAGATTACACTTCTCGTCTATTTACCAGCTAATTACACGCCGCTGCACAAACACACCGTTGTAATTGCACAGGACGGGAGAGATTATTTTCAGCTTGGTAAAGCGCACCGCGTAATTGAACGTCTTCGTGAAAATGAAGAAATTGACCGAACAATTATTGTCGGTATTCCATATAAAAATGTTCACGATCGTAAAGAAAAATACTTTCCAAACGATGTAAAAAATAGCGCATACATTCGTTTCCTTGCGCATGAACTCGTTCCATATATTGATGAAAATTATCCAACCTATCAAATGGGAAAAGGTCGTGTATTAATCGGTGATTCCCTTGGTGGTACAGTGTCCTTTATGACAGCACTTATGTATCCGCATACATTCGGTAAAGTCGTTATGCAATCCCCATTTGTCGATGAAACAGTACTTAGTCTTGCAAAAGATTTTACAGAACCACACGCATTGGAAATTTATCATGTAATTGGGACGGAAGAAACCGCTGTAAAAAGAACGGATGGACAAGTTTCTGATTTTGTAGAGCCAAATCGCGAGCTGCATGCATTACTTACAGAAAGAAACTTCATCACACATTACGAAGAATTTGAAGGCAATCATACGTGGAAATATTGGCAAAATGATTTACCGAAAGCATTTTCTTATATTCTATCAATGAAATAA
- a CDS encoding DUF1360 domain-containing protein: MFFNSWFLFFIFSLAVFRFTRLIVYDKITSFIRSPFIEEVQIQEHDGTMSTYMKVKGTGIQKWIGELLSCYWCTGVWISAFLLLFYHWIPKVAEPVLALLALAGAAAIIETIIGRFVEE, from the coding sequence ATGTTCTTCAATAGTTGGTTTTTATTCTTTATTTTTTCGTTAGCTGTGTTTCGGTTTACGCGTCTCATTGTATACGATAAAATTACCAGCTTTATACGCTCTCCTTTTATTGAAGAAGTACAAATTCAAGAACACGATGGAACTATGTCTACATATATGAAAGTGAAGGGGACTGGAATTCAAAAATGGATTGGTGAATTGTTAAGTTGTTATTGGTGTACAGGTGTATGGATTAGTGCATTTTTACTTCTCTTTTATCATTGGATTCCTAAAGTTGCAGAACCTGTATTAGCGTTGTTGGCACTCGCAGGGGCAGCAGCTATTATTGAAACGATAATTGGGAGATTTGTTGAAGAATAG
- a CDS encoding CotY/CotZ family spore coat protein produces MSCKDERHDHHHHRSNCVCDVVKFIDELQDCASSACPTGCDAPFLGANQGAKFANTRPFLLYTTEGELFSSVFFLENDPTTPNDDICARSPIFRVESVDDCCAVLRILVPPTLTRETSQTPEDIVCAFLKQTIPQLISTNLSITVDLNCFCAIQCLRDVNVPGV; encoded by the coding sequence ATGAGTTGTAAAGATGAAAGACATGATCATCACCATCACCGCTCAAACTGCGTATGTGACGTGGTAAAATTTATCGATGAATTACAAGATTGTGCTTCTTCCGCTTGCCCGACAGGCTGTGACGCTCCATTTTTAGGAGCAAATCAAGGTGCTAAATTCGCAAACACTCGCCCTTTTTTGTTATATACTACAGAAGGCGAACTTTTTTCTTCAGTATTCTTCCTAGAAAATGATCCTACAACACCAAATGATGATATCTGTGCACGTTCTCCTATTTTCCGCGTAGAGAGTGTAGATGATTGCTGTGCCGTATTACGGATATTAGTTCCACCTACACTTACACGAGAAACGTCCCAAACACCTGAGGATATTGTTTGTGCGTTTTTAAAACAAACAATACCACAATTAATCTCTACAAATTTATCCATCACAGTTGATTTAAATTGTTTCTGTGCTATTCAATGTTTACGTGATGTAAATGTTCCAGGCGTATAA
- a CDS encoding ATP-dependent helicase: MTQEKFSQKSLTHADVPQATYHIPKTSSHLIMEKDADAAYFRALEQQGVYLNEKQLEAVRTTEGPVLTLAGAGSGKTSVLTTRVGYLINVKNVHPRNILLLTFTQKAAEEIRSRVANLPGMNHAASRYVVAGTFHSVFLKLLRSQGYNQQILANEKHKQIMIKKILKELRLKDDYDAETMLAMISLEKNKLNRPKNVQAKTPVEQEFREVYERYEDVKQRYGYIDFDDILLETFYMLENNAPLLTQLQNRFHYIEVDEFQDTSYAQYEIVKLLASPRNNLFIAGDDDQAIYGWRGASHQIILSFPKEFDDTTIIALNTNYRSNPFIVGLGNEVIKLNQERFKKELYSVHEEGIQPFYARPATTLDEANQILQLIQDKVASGEREYKDFCLLYRTHSVSRSLLDQLTIHKVPFIKHGASQSFYEHSLIKPVLDQLRLAYEPFRIESLSSILPTMYIGRDECISFIEREQWKYGEGRFPSLLHFLLLNPSLKPFQVKKINDRIDFIKFIKELEPKKALKEIIKGKGKYLEYLQSNDRSSFTMHKDIQEEMLEELMESATRFTDIPAYLEFISAAIQSQKEMEALKTMQQKDAVSLMSIHNAKGLEFPCVFLLGASDGILPHSSSLKDANDRVTDTSEALEEERRLMYVAITRAKEELYISSPQFFRGKKLDVSRFLYIARKDLPKNPTP; encoded by the coding sequence ATGACTCAAGAAAAATTTTCACAAAAATCATTAACACACGCTGACGTTCCGCAAGCAACATATCATATTCCAAAAACCTCTTCCCATTTAATTATGGAAAAGGATGCGGATGCTGCTTATTTCCGTGCTTTGGAACAGCAAGGCGTCTATTTAAATGAAAAACAATTAGAAGCAGTCAGAACGACAGAAGGTCCCGTTCTTACATTAGCTGGAGCTGGGAGCGGGAAAACATCTGTTTTAACAACTCGCGTTGGCTATTTAATTAATGTAAAAAATGTTCATCCACGCAACATTTTACTGCTTACGTTTACACAAAAAGCTGCTGAAGAAATTCGAAGCCGTGTAGCAAACTTACCTGGTATGAACCATGCTGCAAGCCGCTATGTTGTCGCAGGTACATTCCATTCCGTCTTTTTAAAATTACTTCGCAGTCAAGGATACAACCAGCAGATCTTAGCAAATGAAAAACATAAACAAATTATGATAAAAAAAATCTTAAAAGAATTGCGCTTAAAAGACGATTATGACGCTGAAACGATGCTCGCAATGATTTCACTCGAAAAAAACAAATTAAATCGTCCAAAAAATGTCCAAGCAAAAACACCCGTTGAACAAGAATTTCGTGAAGTGTATGAACGTTATGAAGATGTAAAACAAAGATATGGATATATAGACTTTGACGATATCTTACTAGAAACATTCTATATGCTTGAAAATAACGCACCTTTATTAACACAATTACAAAATAGATTCCATTACATTGAAGTCGATGAATTTCAAGATACGTCGTATGCGCAATATGAGATTGTAAAACTGTTAGCTTCACCGCGAAATAATTTATTTATCGCGGGAGATGACGATCAAGCTATATATGGCTGGCGCGGTGCAAGCCATCAAATTATCTTATCCTTTCCAAAAGAATTTGATGATACAACCATTATTGCGTTAAATACAAATTATCGTTCTAATCCTTTTATAGTGGGGCTTGGAAACGAAGTAATTAAACTCAATCAAGAACGCTTTAAAAAAGAATTATATTCCGTTCATGAAGAAGGTATACAGCCATTTTACGCACGTCCTGCAACTACTCTTGATGAGGCAAATCAAATCCTGCAACTCATTCAAGATAAAGTAGCGAGCGGCGAACGAGAATACAAAGACTTTTGTTTATTGTATCGTACGCACTCTGTCAGTCGTTCTTTACTCGACCAACTAACGATTCATAAAGTTCCGTTTATCAAACACGGTGCAAGCCAATCGTTCTATGAGCATTCTTTAATTAAGCCCGTACTCGATCAGCTACGTCTCGCATATGAACCGTTTCGAATCGAATCGCTCTCAAGCATATTGCCGACGATGTATATCGGCCGTGATGAATGCATTTCATTTATTGAACGTGAACAGTGGAAATACGGCGAAGGAAGATTCCCTTCCCTCCTGCATTTTCTATTGCTGAACCCGAGTTTAAAACCATTCCAAGTCAAAAAAATAAACGACCGAATTGACTTCATTAAATTCATTAAAGAATTAGAACCAAAGAAAGCACTAAAAGAAATTATTAAAGGTAAAGGGAAATACTTAGAGTACTTACAAAGTAATGACCGTTCTTCCTTTACGATGCATAAAGACATCCAAGAAGAAATGCTTGAGGAACTTATGGAATCAGCAACTCGTTTTACTGATATTCCTGCTTACTTAGAATTTATTAGTGCAGCTATTCAAAGCCAAAAAGAAATGGAAGCATTAAAAACAATGCAACAAAAAGATGCCGTATCTCTTATGTCCATTCACAATGCAAAAGGACTGGAATTCCCGTGTGTCTTTTTACTCGGAGCAAGCGATGGCATACTGCCTCATTCGTCTTCTTTAAAAGATGCAAATGACCGCGTAACTGACACATCTGAAGCGTTAGAAGAAGAGAGACGGCTCATGTACGTCGCCATCACGCGCGCAAAAGAAGAACTTTACATTTCCTCCCCGCAATTTTTTAGAGGAAAAAAATTAGATGTATCGAGATTTTTATATATTGCCCGGAAAGACTTACCAAAAAATCCAACACCTTAA
- a CDS encoding Ig-like domain-containing protein — MMASLQHQNSKKLSLITNSSCPNIQSKPQISLAPSVVSVIGVHIQKNKLKIKVEQSAELSAFVLPVQATNQGLIWTNMNPDVITVHADDDKAIITGRNPGRAVIIVTTAEGKFRDLCVVHVQPYMTNPN, encoded by the coding sequence ATAATGGCATCACTACAACACCAAAATTCAAAAAAGCTATCACTTATTACAAATTCTTCTTGTCCAAACATACAGTCAAAACCTCAAATTTCACTCGCTCCTTCTGTTGTATCTGTAATTGGTGTGCATATACAAAAAAACAAATTAAAAATAAAAGTAGAACAAAGCGCAGAATTATCAGCTTTCGTTCTCCCAGTTCAAGCAACAAATCAAGGGCTTATATGGACAAATATGAATCCTGACGTCATAACAGTCCATGCAGATGATGACAAAGCAATCATAACTGGAAGAAACCCTGGACGAGCTGTCATAATTGTAACAACTGCTGAAGGGAAATTTCGAGATTTATGTGTTGTTCATGTTCAGCCTTATATGACAAATCCGAATTGA
- a CDS encoding DMT family transporter, whose amino-acid sequence MKQEKSIALPLAVSIIAISFAAVFVKMSSAPFSILSMYRLWIIVIFMLPIVWKKREEFRRIQTRDWCFLIGSGFFLALHFLLWFASLKFTTVASSTIILALQPIVSLVGGFFLFKERTTYSAIATMGIAILGVMCIGWGDLGLSRAAIFGDILSFLSVIAVVGYLFIGQTTVKKVSHWIYSFTVFVFAGIFIAIYNVIMSVPFTGYSTWDWWIFSLLAIVPTASHMINNWLLNYVNATTISMSILGEPVGASVLAFFLLGEKLNMMQIIGSILVLFGVFIFLLQQQKRVQKEPAHSAAVTQEL is encoded by the coding sequence TTGAAACAAGAAAAATCAATTGCACTACCATTAGCAGTTTCCATTATAGCTATTTCATTTGCAGCTGTTTTCGTTAAGATGTCCTCAGCACCATTTTCAATTTTAAGCATGTATCGATTATGGATTATTGTAATCTTTATGCTTCCGATTGTTTGGAAAAAACGCGAAGAATTTCGCAGAATTCAAACGCGAGATTGGTGTTTTTTAATAGGATCAGGATTCTTTTTAGCACTGCATTTCCTTTTATGGTTTGCATCTTTAAAGTTTACAACTGTTGCTAGTTCGACTATCATTTTAGCGCTTCAGCCAATCGTATCATTAGTTGGAGGTTTTTTTCTGTTTAAAGAAAGAACGACGTATTCAGCCATTGCCACAATGGGGATTGCTATCCTTGGTGTAATGTGCATTGGATGGGGAGATTTAGGGTTAAGCAGAGCAGCGATATTCGGGGATATTTTATCCTTTTTAAGTGTAATTGCAGTTGTTGGTTATTTATTCATTGGGCAAACAACGGTAAAAAAAGTTTCACACTGGATTTATAGCTTTACCGTGTTTGTATTTGCGGGAATATTTATCGCTATTTATAACGTAATCATGAGTGTGCCGTTTACAGGATATTCTACGTGGGACTGGTGGATTTTCAGTTTGCTTGCGATTGTACCAACCGCTTCACATATGATTAATAACTGGCTATTAAATTATGTGAATGCCACAACGATTTCAATGAGTATTTTAGGAGAGCCTGTTGGAGCATCGGTACTTGCGTTTTTCTTGCTTGGTGAGAAGTTAAATATGATGCAAATTATCGGAAGTATTCTCGTATTGTTCGGTGTATTTATTTTCTTGTTGCAGCAGCAAAAGCGCGTGCAGAAAGAACCAGCACACAGCGCAGCAGTTACGCAAGAGCTGTAG
- the putP gene encoding sodium/proline symporter PutP gives MSTQMLILISISIYMLGMLVIGYFAYKQTSNLTDYMLGGRTLGPAVTALSAGAADMSGWLLMGLPGAMFSVGLSSSWIAIGLTLGAYANWIYVAPRLRTYSEIANNSITIPEFLEHRFHDASHMLRLVSGLVIMIFFTFYVASGFVSGAVLFENSFGLNYHVGLLIVGSVVVAYTLFGGFLAVSWTDFVQGIIMVVALILVPVVTIMNVNGIGPAFDTIKSIDPALLDIFKGTSVLGIISLFAWGLGYAGQPHIIVRFMAISSVKEIKSARRIGMSWMIFSVVGAMFTGLIGIAYYSKAGLKLSDPETIFVELGNILFHPLITGFLLAAILAAIMSTISSQLLVTSSAVTEDIYRTFFKRSASDRELVFVGRMAVLVIALIGCGLAFKQNDTILALVGYAWAGFGSSFGPVVLLSLYWKRMTKWGALAGMIAGAATVITWTQFKFLKDFLYEMIPGFTASLLAIVIVSLLTKPSKEVEKQFEEFEKTA, from the coding sequence ATGAGTACGCAGATGTTAATTTTAATTTCTATCTCTATCTACATGCTCGGGATGCTAGTCATTGGCTATTTTGCCTATAAACAAACATCCAACTTAACAGATTATATGCTTGGCGGGCGTACACTAGGCCCCGCAGTAACAGCATTAAGTGCGGGAGCAGCTGATATGAGCGGCTGGCTGTTAATGGGATTACCCGGTGCAATGTTTAGCGTTGGATTAAGTAGTAGCTGGATTGCGATTGGCCTAACACTTGGCGCATACGCAAACTGGATCTATGTCGCTCCTCGCTTACGTACCTACTCAGAAATTGCAAACAATTCTATTACTATTCCAGAATTTTTAGAGCATCGTTTCCATGATGCATCTCATATGCTACGTCTTGTTTCTGGACTTGTTATTATGATCTTTTTCACATTTTATGTAGCTTCAGGATTCGTCTCAGGTGCTGTATTATTCGAAAATTCATTTGGCTTAAATTATCATGTTGGACTACTTATTGTTGGAAGCGTTGTTGTAGCTTACACATTATTTGGTGGCTTCTTAGCTGTAAGTTGGACAGACTTCGTTCAAGGAATCATCATGGTAGTTGCTCTTATCCTTGTTCCGGTCGTAACAATTATGAATGTAAACGGCATTGGACCAGCATTTGATACAATTAAATCTATTGACCCAGCGCTATTAGATATTTTTAAAGGAACATCCGTATTAGGTATTATTTCATTATTCGCCTGGGGTCTTGGTTATGCTGGACAACCTCATATTATCGTGCGCTTTATGGCCATCTCTTCTGTCAAAGAAATCAAAAGCGCACGCCGAATCGGTATGAGCTGGATGATTTTCTCTGTAGTAGGAGCTATGTTTACTGGTCTTATCGGTATCGCTTACTATTCAAAAGCGGGATTAAAGCTCTCTGACCCAGAAACAATTTTCGTTGAACTAGGTAACATTTTATTCCATCCATTAATTACTGGATTTTTATTAGCAGCTATTTTAGCGGCTATTATGAGTACAATCTCTTCTCAGCTTCTTGTTACATCAAGTGCAGTAACGGAAGATATATATCGAACATTCTTTAAACGTTCTGCATCTGATCGTGAGCTTGTATTTGTTGGTCGTATGGCCGTTCTTGTTATCGCACTTATTGGTTGTGGATTAGCATTTAAACAAAACGACACAATCCTAGCGCTTGTTGGCTATGCTTGGGCTGGATTTGGTTCTTCATTTGGTCCTGTCGTTTTACTAAGCTTATACTGGAAACGTATGACAAAATGGGGCGCGTTAGCTGGAATGATCGCTGGTGCTGCAACTGTTATCACGTGGACACAATTTAAGTTTTTAAAAGATTTCCTATATGAAATGATTCCAGGTTTCACAGCAAGCTTACTAGCAATTGTTATCGTTAGTTTACTAACAAAGCCTTCAAAAGAAGTCGAAAAGCAGTTCGAGGAATTTGAGAAAACTGCATAA
- a CDS encoding glycosyltransferase codes for MELIRWAVELGASVHGNTPNELLPALEYYYDRDHLKAFLLAGILLEMELSPSQREAVELKKCISAYYAGLYKVGKKYADKLLAEHPEVVLYQNNVEAFEAYFNSYYDYCLYIWPYTYGSFIDVARALKWKLEQQGKTAIISETLLTNANNTIVFGAHSYVHTPVKIPEDVIIYNLEQLYDGCPYDNIIYRNILKNRIVWDYSPQNIAWLKKKELGKEVKRVKMKYAPTLKIKTDTFIKPISEDIDVLFIGAMNGRRQAVFDQLKKLAPDLNIIFKSNVWGILRNELIVRSKIILNIHYYLTGILETPRVSHAVANHKFIISESSSPEDEVEWPGIVFVPHEKIAETVLEYLQKPEERKMLAEKAHDYFKSQD; via the coding sequence ATGGAATTAATTAGATGGGCTGTTGAACTAGGAGCTTCAGTACATGGTAATACACCCAATGAACTATTACCTGCATTAGAATATTATTATGATCGAGATCATTTGAAAGCCTTTTTGCTTGCAGGTATTCTTCTTGAAATGGAGTTGTCACCGAGTCAAAGAGAGGCTGTTGAGCTGAAAAAATGTATATCAGCGTACTATGCGGGATTGTATAAGGTTGGGAAAAAATATGCCGATAAACTTCTGGCTGAGCATCCTGAAGTAGTTCTTTACCAAAATAATGTGGAAGCATTTGAAGCGTATTTCAACAGTTATTATGACTATTGTCTTTACATATGGCCATATACATATGGAAGTTTTATAGATGTTGCTAGAGCTTTAAAGTGGAAGTTAGAACAGCAGGGGAAAACGGCAATTATATCAGAAACATTATTAACAAACGCGAATAATACAATAGTTTTTGGTGCACATTCATATGTCCATACTCCTGTTAAGATTCCAGAAGATGTGATTATTTATAATTTAGAGCAGCTATATGATGGGTGTCCGTATGATAATATTATTTATCGTAATATATTAAAAAACAGGATAGTGTGGGATTACAGTCCTCAAAATATTGCTTGGTTGAAAAAGAAAGAATTAGGAAAAGAAGTGAAACGTGTCAAAATGAAGTATGCTCCTACTTTAAAAATTAAAACAGATACTTTTATAAAGCCTATCTCTGAAGATATTGATGTATTGTTTATCGGTGCTATGAATGGACGCCGTCAAGCAGTTTTTGATCAGTTAAAAAAGCTTGCACCAGATTTAAATATTATTTTTAAAAGCAATGTATGGGGAATTCTTAGAAATGAACTTATAGTAAGATCCAAAATTATTTTAAACATACACTACTACTTAACTGGTATTCTTGAAACACCGAGAGTTTCTCACGCTGTCGCGAATCATAAATTTATTATTTCTGAATCTAGTAGCCCTGAAGATGAAGTAGAGTGGCCGGGAATTGTTTTTGTCCCCCATGAAAAGATTGCGGAGACAGTTCTAGAGTATCTCCAAAAGCCAGAGGAACGTAAAATGTTAGCAGAGAAGGCACATGATTATTTTAAATCACAAGACTAA
- a CDS encoding YjcG family protein: MKLGIVIFPSKMIQDKANGLRKRYDPHYALVPPHITLKTPFEAPDEQLEAIVQELHAIANKTNPFTLHVGKVSSFAPVNNVIYFKVDKTPELTFLNEEMHKGFFTQEREYAFVPHLTIGQHLSDAEHADVLGRLRMKDFYYEQPIDRFHLLYQLENETWTVYETFHIGKGNN; the protein is encoded by the coding sequence ATGAAACTAGGCATTGTAATTTTTCCATCAAAAATGATTCAAGATAAAGCAAACGGATTGCGTAAGCGTTACGATCCGCATTATGCATTGGTTCCACCACATATCACATTAAAAACACCCTTTGAGGCACCAGATGAACAATTAGAAGCGATTGTACAAGAACTACATGCAATTGCAAACAAAACAAATCCGTTTACCCTTCATGTTGGAAAGGTAAGCTCATTTGCACCTGTTAATAATGTTATTTATTTCAAAGTAGATAAAACACCTGAACTCACATTCTTAAACGAAGAAATGCATAAAGGATTCTTCACGCAAGAACGCGAGTACGCTTTTGTACCACACTTAACAATTGGACAACACTTATCAGATGCAGAGCATGCTGATGTACTAGGCCGCTTACGTATGAAAGACTTTTATTACGAGCAACCAATCGACCGTTTCCACCTTCTATATCAATTAGAAAATGAAACATGGACAGTATATGAAACATTCCATATTGGAAAGGGGAACAACTAA
- a CDS encoding GNAT family N-acetyltransferase, whose amino-acid sequence MQAQIVQTDEQLRDAFSVRKQVFVEEQHVSAEEEYDEFEETSKHIVIYDEDIPVGAGRFRIVDSIGKMERICVLASHRKKGIGKIIMDALEAYAKEESLPKLKLHAQTQAESFYKKLGYQTVSDVFMEADIPHVVMIKEL is encoded by the coding sequence TTGCAAGCACAAATCGTACAAACAGACGAACAGCTAAGAGACGCATTCTCTGTACGTAAACAAGTCTTTGTTGAAGAACAACATGTGTCTGCTGAAGAAGAATACGATGAATTTGAAGAAACTTCTAAACACATCGTTATATATGATGAGGATATTCCAGTTGGGGCAGGTCGCTTTCGCATTGTTGATAGCATCGGGAAAATGGAACGGATATGCGTTCTCGCTTCCCATCGCAAAAAAGGAATCGGAAAAATCATTATGGACGCGCTCGAAGCATATGCGAAGGAAGAGTCGCTACCAAAATTGAAACTCCATGCCCAAACACAGGCTGAATCCTTTTATAAGAAACTCGGATATCAAACCGTTTCTGATGTATTTATGGAAGCCGATATCCCGCATGTTGTTATGATAAAAGAATTATGA
- a CDS encoding CotY/CotZ family spore coat protein, whose protein sequence is MTCNSSDEHDTYFDESCVCNIVKFIYELQECASTAYLSQYNAPFLRPQYTAKAANTRPFILFTKSGDPFEAYVPSANKNCHSPIFRVESVDENCCAVLRALIVIIGKEPDKSPNSVCTYLTIPHAKLRATSSCVTVDLHCFCGIQCLRDAFVTNC, encoded by the coding sequence ATGACCTGTAATTCTAGCGACGAGCATGATACATACTTTGATGAAAGTTGTGTATGTAATATCGTCAAATTCATATATGAATTACAAGAATGTGCATCCACTGCTTATTTATCACAATATAATGCTCCATTCCTCCGTCCGCAATATACAGCAAAAGCAGCAAACACACGTCCATTTATTTTATTCACAAAATCAGGAGACCCATTTGAAGCATATGTTCCTTCTGCAAATAAAAATTGCCACTCTCCTATTTTCCGTGTAGAAAGTGTAGATGAAAATTGCTGCGCTGTACTTCGGGCATTAATCGTTATTATAGGTAAAGAACCTGACAAGAGCCCAAATTCCGTCTGTACTTACTTAACGATCCCGCATGCTAAATTACGTGCAACCTCTTCTTGTGTCACGGTTGATTTGCATTGCTTTTGTGGTATTCAATGTTTACGTGATGCATTTGTTACAAACTGCTGA